A genomic region of Desulfosarcina ovata subsp. ovata contains the following coding sequences:
- a CDS encoding RAMP superfamily CRISPR-associated protein: MTQIMKSRLDAHFFHIARFVLEADSAFSIGSGLSDSAFDNLVVRDANGLPTIPGTTIAGVLRHLYRQESGGKEGEKAADQLFGNIEKESSAMSRVTFSWGIIHDEEDRPVEKLQPKIEGLFLDTLIQDHPLYRDRVRINEKGVASDKGKFDVTVIPKGCRFSFEITLWADRKEPPEWNNLLSLLQNPMLRLGGSVRSGLGRFKCIRLYHAAFNLKDSSAYEKYCDIGMGLDDYQHLEEKTPAETGYRGLRLTIRLEPEDFWRFGQGSSPIMKSEHPPDALPLVEPFIQWTDNKASINVRHVAIPGSSIKGAIRHRFTFHYGRLLMDLPDGEKRQKVDKAVHELFGQSHETSEKGHPSGQAGQIWFDDGYIAIGNDFNRCAAHMNHSSIDRFTGGVRSGALFGEELIWNQPLKIKVFLNFKDLDELGENTKQALAWTLEDLVNGRLALGAGSAKGHGFFSGTVEWSDGGKRLPIMAEEAA, encoded by the coding sequence ATGACCCAAATAATGAAATCGCGGTTGGACGCGCATTTTTTCCATATCGCCAGGTTTGTGTTGGAGGCCGATTCCGCTTTTTCAATCGGCAGCGGTTTGAGTGACAGTGCCTTCGACAACCTTGTTGTTCGGGATGCCAATGGCCTGCCCACAATACCGGGGACAACCATCGCCGGTGTTTTACGCCACCTTTACCGGCAAGAATCCGGTGGCAAAGAAGGGGAAAAGGCTGCTGACCAATTGTTCGGCAACATTGAAAAAGAATCCTCTGCAATGTCCAGGGTAACTTTCTCATGGGGGATCATTCACGATGAGGAAGACCGGCCTGTCGAAAAACTGCAACCCAAAATAGAAGGTCTGTTTCTCGATACGCTGATTCAGGACCACCCCTTGTACCGGGATCGTGTCAGGATCAACGAGAAAGGGGTCGCGTCGGATAAGGGAAAGTTTGACGTAACGGTCATCCCCAAGGGGTGCCGTTTTAGCTTTGAGATAACACTTTGGGCCGATCGAAAGGAACCTCCGGAGTGGAATAATTTGTTATCCCTGTTACAAAATCCCATGTTGCGCCTTGGTGGATCGGTTCGTTCCGGCCTGGGCAGGTTCAAATGTATCCGGCTCTATCATGCGGCGTTTAATCTTAAAGATTCCTCTGCCTATGAAAAGTATTGCGATATCGGGATGGGATTGGACGACTATCAGCATCTTGAGGAAAAAACGCCCGCCGAAACCGGCTACCGGGGGCTTCGTTTGACGATCCGTCTTGAGCCGGAGGACTTCTGGCGTTTCGGCCAGGGCAGTTCACCTATTATGAAAAGCGAGCATCCACCCGATGCGCTGCCGCTTGTGGAGCCATTCATTCAGTGGACAGATAATAAGGCATCCATCAATGTTCGACATGTGGCGATACCCGGATCTTCGATAAAAGGCGCCATTCGCCACCGATTCACTTTTCACTATGGACGTCTGCTGATGGACCTGCCCGATGGAGAAAAAAGACAAAAAGTGGACAAGGCGGTCCATGAACTCTTTGGACAGTCTCACGAAACTTCCGAAAAAGGTCACCCTTCAGGGCAAGCCGGGCAAATATGGTTCGATGACGGCTATATTGCCATCGGTAACGACTTCAATCGGTGCGCGGCACATATGAACCACAGCAGCATCGATCGTTTTACCGGTGGCGTAAGAAGCGGTGCGTTGTTCGGGGAAGAGCTGATTTGGAACCAGCCGTTGAAAATTAAGGTGTTTCTGAACTTCAAAGACCTCGATGAGTTGGGCGAAAACACCAAACAGGCACTGGCGTGGACATTGGAAGATCTTGTCAACGGAAGACTCGCATTGGGTGCAGGCAGCGCCAAGGGCCATGGTTTTTTTTCAGGAACGGTTGAATGGTCGGATGGCGGGAAGCGCTTACCCATCATGGCGGAGGAGGCGGCGTAG
- a CDS encoding TIGR03986 family CRISPR-associated RAMP protein, whose translation MSQVMHRRQGGRYGGNRLEKITAPYNFVPLAREVFKPDWHETVCQDIPLPDGYCGALQMTIKSRTPILPGQKNKANGRIEHFTLPDGRLAIPGSTLRGMIRNVVEIASFGKMNLVQDSRYGVRDLTPGARSIYGDKLSKVHENKNPNSMGPFEPRTKAGWLSYNVKKRQWEISPCEFARVDKRDLAKLPTSGQWEKLVAGYIDKSGNSLPKKQYPSTIDKYEWWLARSTLKIQFDAGSLKDHGPGAHGTIRGKQKYLRYKKASNLGHGKQAGHLVFTGQPGPNKHLEFIFFGGSSPAIPVSEAIYKGFRQIYQDDPKSMAGKTYAYLKEKNFDGKGVPVFYLAPSSEIESLGLALMYRLPYENSVGELIKKFSSDHQANSFDLAELIFGTVDEENGENSLKGRISFSHARSEINQGESATQACKTILNGPKPTYYPNYIHQNETDGGLKGNFYKTCMDADARIRGWKRYPVRPSGDVRVQRTEANQSEDVMVNLNPVTDSVSYKGKMRFHNLKKEELGALIWALTWGGDPALRHAVGMGKPFGFGQVAIHIDWEHSDIIPNLPGGDPPTEHDCMNAFTTLMENWFSGVLQGDWSYSEQIVQLKAMADPKKAPGLPGELKHMSLNGGGPKNEFVLAKGAQGNKKLVLMAYVEAGREQSRTDVTQTESDSMPTKTPAENWLKQAVEELCAQHNTKEKTILLGKLLATKWDEIDDTSLKADVLALIKSCWKQYGGWEGPHSGKSKIIAYTIYNNRDRLS comes from the coding sequence ATGAGTCAAGTAATGCATCGGCGACAAGGTGGCCGCTATGGTGGAAACCGATTGGAAAAAATTACCGCGCCCTATAACTTCGTTCCGCTCGCCAGAGAAGTTTTCAAGCCGGATTGGCATGAAACTGTCTGTCAGGATATTCCGTTACCGGACGGATATTGCGGAGCCCTCCAAATGACCATTAAATCTCGCACCCCCATTTTGCCGGGACAAAAAAACAAAGCCAATGGTCGGATTGAACATTTCACACTGCCTGACGGTCGGCTGGCCATTCCTGGCTCCACCCTACGGGGAATGATACGCAATGTGGTGGAGATTGCTTCATTTGGCAAGATGAATCTTGTTCAGGACAGCCGATATGGGGTCCGTGATCTTACGCCAGGCGCAAGATCGATTTACGGTGATAAATTGAGCAAGGTTCACGAGAATAAAAACCCTAATAGTATGGGGCCTTTTGAGCCCCGAACAAAAGCGGGATGGCTTTCCTATAATGTGAAGAAACGTCAATGGGAAATTTCTCCCTGTGAATTTGCCCGGGTGGACAAGAGGGACCTTGCAAAATTGCCGACGAGCGGACAATGGGAAAAACTCGTTGCCGGTTATATTGACAAGTCCGGTAATTCACTTCCGAAAAAACAGTATCCATCCACAATTGACAAATACGAATGGTGGCTGGCGCGATCAACATTGAAAATCCAATTTGACGCCGGGAGTCTTAAAGACCACGGCCCCGGTGCACATGGTACGATAAGAGGAAAACAAAAGTACCTGCGATATAAAAAAGCATCAAATCTGGGGCATGGAAAACAGGCCGGGCATCTGGTGTTCACCGGGCAGCCAGGTCCCAATAAGCACCTCGAATTTATTTTTTTTGGCGGATCATCACCGGCAATCCCTGTAAGCGAAGCGATCTACAAGGGATTCCGCCAGATTTACCAGGATGATCCGAAGTCCATGGCGGGTAAAACTTATGCATATTTAAAGGAAAAGAATTTTGATGGAAAAGGTGTTCCCGTATTTTACCTAGCCCCTTCAAGCGAAATTGAATCCCTTGGATTGGCTCTGATGTACCGTTTGCCCTACGAAAACAGCGTCGGAGAGTTGATTAAAAAGTTTTCATCGGATCATCAGGCCAATTCCTTTGACTTGGCAGAACTGATTTTCGGTACGGTCGATGAAGAAAACGGGGAGAACAGCCTGAAAGGTAGAATCAGTTTTTCTCATGCCCGATCCGAAATCAATCAAGGGGAAAGCGCCACTCAGGCATGTAAAACAATTTTAAATGGTCCCAAGCCGACCTATTACCCGAATTATATTCATCAAAACGAGACGGATGGCGGCCTGAAGGGTAATTTTTACAAAACCTGTATGGATGCCGATGCCCGTATCCGGGGCTGGAAGCGGTACCCGGTTCGGCCGTCTGGTGATGTGCGTGTTCAGAGAACCGAAGCCAACCAAAGCGAAGATGTCATGGTGAATTTAAATCCGGTAACGGATTCGGTCTCATACAAAGGGAAGATGCGGTTTCATAACTTGAAGAAGGAGGAGTTGGGAGCGCTGATTTGGGCGCTGACCTGGGGCGGAGACCCTGCTTTGCGTCATGCAGTGGGCATGGGAAAACCCTTTGGGTTTGGGCAAGTAGCCATTCATATTGATTGGGAACATTCTGACATTATACCCAATCTTCCAGGTGGCGATCCGCCGACCGAGCATGACTGTATGAATGCTTTTACCACCTTGATGGAAAACTGGTTTTCGGGCGTATTGCAAGGGGACTGGTCCTATAGCGAACAGATCGTCCAACTGAAAGCCATGGCCGACCCGAAAAAAGCACCTGGACTACCGGGAGAGCTTAAGCACATGTCATTAAACGGTGGCGGACCCAAAAATGAATTTGTTCTGGCAAAAGGGGCACAGGGGAATAAAAAACTTGTGCTAATGGCTTATGTTGAAGCAGGTCGGGAGCAATCACGAACAGATGTTACGCAGACTGAATCGGATAGCATGCCGACTAAAACACCAGCAGAAAATTGGCTGAAGCAGGCTGTTGAAGAACTATGCGCTCAACACAACACGAAAGAAAAAACAATTCTACTGGGAAAGCTGTTGGCAACAAAGTGGGATGAAATCGACGATACCTCTCTGAAAGCAGATGTTCTGGCACTGATAAAGTCGTGCTGGAAACAATATGGTGGATGGGAAGGGCCGCATTCTGGGAAATCCAAAATAATTGCCTACACCATTTATAACAATAGAGACCGATTATCATGA